Proteins encoded together in one Nitrospira sp. SG-bin1 window:
- a CDS encoding geranyl transferase: MNIAGYLEQKRIDVDRFLDLIAPPSVTQPTTLHESLRYSLMAGGKRVRPILAIAAAEALGQTPPGLMAVACSLELIHTYSLIHDDLPSMDNDDFRRGKPTNHRVYGEAMAILAGDALLTMAFDVVSRPDLMKGCDPVRQVRIIQELAFGSGNMGMVGGQVFDIQAENKDIDLPTLQNIHRHKTGMLIRAAVRMGAIAAGANDRQLDDMTGYAEDIGLAFQIADDVLNVTGTREELGKNPNTDAERGKKTYPTFYGVDGAKKLADDCVARAISGLSSFGPSAEPLREIARYITSRKN, encoded by the coding sequence ATGAACATCGCGGGATATCTCGAACAGAAGCGGATCGACGTCGATCGGTTTCTCGATCTCATCGCCCCTCCGTCCGTCACCCAGCCGACGACGCTGCATGAGAGCCTACGCTATAGCCTCATGGCGGGAGGGAAACGGGTGCGGCCGATTCTGGCGATTGCGGCCGCTGAAGCGTTGGGCCAGACCCCGCCTGGCCTCATGGCCGTCGCCTGTTCGCTGGAACTCATCCACACCTATTCATTGATTCATGATGATTTGCCGTCGATGGACAACGACGACTTTCGCCGTGGGAAGCCGACGAACCATAGAGTGTATGGTGAAGCCATGGCCATCCTCGCGGGCGACGCGCTGCTCACGATGGCGTTCGACGTGGTCAGCAGACCGGATCTGATGAAGGGCTGTGATCCGGTACGGCAAGTCCGCATCATTCAAGAATTGGCCTTCGGCTCCGGCAACATGGGGATGGTGGGCGGCCAGGTGTTCGATATCCAGGCTGAGAATAAGGACATCGACCTCCCCACCCTTCAGAACATTCATAGGCACAAGACCGGCATGCTCATTCGCGCCGCGGTTCGCATGGGGGCTATTGCCGCCGGGGCAAATGACCGTCAGCTCGACGACATGACCGGCTATGCCGAGGACATCGGGTTGGCGTTTCAGATCGCCGATGACGTATTGAACGTAACCGGCACGCGCGAAGAACTGGGAAAGAATCCCAATACGGACGCCGAACGGGGGAAGAAAACCTATCCGACGTTCTACGGTGTGGACGGAGCCAAGAAACTGGCCGATGATTGTGTGGCCCGCGCCATCAGCGGACTCTCATCGTTTGGTCCTTCTGCCGAGCCCTTGCGCGAGATCGCGCGGTACATCACAAGCCGCAAGAACTGA
- a CDS encoding NAD-dependent dehydratase codes for MKALVTGATGFVGAAVVRALLKTGIDVRVITRPGSDSTHLRALTIEQVPGDLRDKESLRAALTGCRHLYHVAAHYALWAKDPSIFYDSNVVGTRNLLEAARDVGVERTVYCSTIGAIGLPPGGGLGTEETPVSLEQMAGHYKRSKYLAEQEVHKLAKEGLPVVIVNPSAPVGEGDVKPTPTGQIIVDFMKGRMPAYIETGMNIIDVEDVATGHLLAMEKGRQGERYILGSKNLLLREVFEILSRLTGIKAPSLKLPRGAVLPLAYLNHWFANLTGYPPRIPLEGVKMAKYKMHYDCSKAVRELGLPQNPPEVALGKAVRWFKSHGYA; via the coding sequence ATGAAAGCCCTTGTCACCGGCGCAACCGGCTTTGTCGGCGCCGCCGTCGTTCGTGCCCTGCTCAAGACCGGTATCGATGTCCGGGTGATTACCCGCCCCGGGAGCGATTCGACCCATCTGCGGGCGTTGACCATCGAACAGGTCCCCGGTGATCTCCGCGATAAGGAATCCCTTCGGGCAGCCCTCACTGGTTGCCGCCACCTTTACCACGTCGCCGCTCACTATGCCCTGTGGGCCAAGGATCCCTCGATTTTCTATGACAGCAATGTGGTCGGCACCAGGAATCTGTTGGAAGCCGCGCGTGACGTCGGTGTCGAGCGCACGGTCTATTGCAGCACCATCGGCGCGATCGGTTTGCCGCCGGGCGGTGGACTCGGGACGGAAGAGACGCCGGTGTCGCTCGAACAAATGGCCGGCCACTATAAGCGCTCGAAGTATCTCGCCGAGCAGGAAGTGCACAAGCTGGCCAAGGAAGGATTACCCGTCGTCATCGTGAACCCCAGCGCGCCGGTGGGTGAAGGCGATGTGAAACCGACGCCGACCGGGCAGATCATCGTCGATTTCATGAAGGGGCGAATGCCGGCCTATATTGAAACCGGCATGAACATCATCGATGTCGAGGACGTGGCCACCGGCCATCTGCTCGCGATGGAGAAAGGCCGACAGGGCGAGCGGTATATCCTCGGCTCAAAAAATCTGTTGCTTCGAGAAGTATTTGAGATCCTCAGCCGATTGACCGGGATCAAGGCCCCGTCCTTGAAACTCCCCAGGGGCGCCGTGCTTCCGCTCGCCTACCTCAATCACTGGTTTGCCAACTTGACCGGTTACCCGCCTCGTATTCCGCTGGAGGGGGTGAAGATGGCCAAGTACAAGATGCACTACGATTGCAGCAAGGCGGTCCGGGAACTGGGCCTCCCACAAAATCCTCCGGAAGTCGCGCTGGGAAAGGCGGTACGGTGGTTTAAGTCCCACGGCTACGCATAA
- a CDS encoding 3-methyladenine DNA glycosylase — protein MQPNRMILPQSYFNRPTLVVARSLIGKYLVRENGNGTVAGKIIEAEAYVGSEDKACHASKGRTARTEVLFGPPGISYVYLIYGMYHMLNVVTERAEFPAAVLIRAIEVDGNLIDGPGKLCRELNIDRSLHRFDLTHGRSLWFEDRGERVSRKQVGMFPRIGVDYAGGWAKKPWRFRLLK, from the coding sequence ATGCAACCAAACCGAATGATCCTTCCTCAATCCTATTTTAACCGTCCGACATTGGTTGTGGCTCGGTCGCTGATCGGCAAGTATCTGGTACGTGAGAACGGGAACGGAACCGTCGCAGGAAAGATCATCGAAGCCGAAGCCTACGTCGGTTCCGAGGACAAGGCCTGCCATGCGTCGAAAGGGAGGACCGCAAGAACGGAGGTCCTGTTCGGGCCACCGGGGATATCGTACGTTTACCTCATTTACGGCATGTACCACATGTTGAATGTCGTGACGGAACGTGCCGAGTTTCCAGCGGCAGTGCTGATACGGGCGATTGAAGTGGATGGAAACTTGATCGATGGTCCCGGGAAGCTTTGCCGTGAGCTAAACATCGATCGGTCGTTGCATCGATTCGACCTGACGCATGGACGGTCTCTCTGGTTCGAAGATCGAGGTGAACGGGTTTCGCGTAAACAGGTCGGAATGTTCCCCAGAATCGGCGTCGACTATGCGGGGGGGTGGGCGAAAAAACCCTGGCGGTTTCGCTTGCTGAAGTAG
- a CDS encoding nickel-responsive regulator, which produces MDDLVRFGVSVDRRLLAEFDRHIRRRRYTNRSEALRDLIRDNLVGEEWDDNKKTIGTITYVYDHHVRDLTGKLTDIQHAYSGQILSGMHVHLDHNHCLEVLVVKGKGVDIKKVADALVSVKGVKHGKLTMTTTGRSLR; this is translated from the coding sequence ATGGACGACTTGGTGAGGTTCGGTGTGTCGGTGGATCGTCGGCTGCTGGCGGAGTTCGACCGCCATATTCGGCGGCGTCGTTACACGAACAGGTCTGAAGCTCTTCGTGATTTGATTCGAGACAATCTGGTTGGAGAGGAGTGGGATGACAATAAGAAGACCATCGGCACGATCACGTATGTCTATGACCACCATGTGAGGGATCTGACCGGAAAGTTGACCGATATTCAACATGCCTATTCGGGACAGATCCTGTCCGGCATGCATGTGCATCTCGATCACAACCATTGTCTTGAAGTATTAGTGGTCAAAGGCAAGGGGGTGGACATCAAAAAGGTGGCGGATGCACTGGTATCGGTCAAGGGCGTGAAGCACGGCAAGCTGACCATGACGACGACGGGAAGATCCCTTCGTTAG